Below is a window of Phocoena sinus isolate mPhoSin1 chromosome 2, mPhoSin1.pri, whole genome shotgun sequence DNA.
agttttctggtagcatctttaggattctctatgtatagtatcatgtcatctgcaaacagtgagagttttacttcttcttttccaatttggattccttttatttctttttcttctctgattgctgtggctaaaacttccaaagctatgttgaaaaatagtggtgagagtgggcaaccttgtcttgttcctgatcttagtggaaatggtttcagtttttcaccattgacaacaatgttgactgtgggtttgtcctatatggcctttattatgttgaggtcagttccctctatgcctactttctggacagtttttatgataaatcggtgttgaattttgtcaaaaggttttctgtatctattgagatcatcatatggtttttctccttcaatttgttaatatgatgtatcacattgattgatttgcatatattgaagaatccttgcattcttggggtaaaccccacttgatcatggtgtttgatcattaatgtgctgttggattctgtttgctagtattttgttgaggatttttgcatctatgttcatcagtgatattggcctgtagttttctatttttgtgacatctttgtctggttttagaatcagagtgatggtggccttgtagaatgagtttgggagtgttcctccttctgctatattttggaagagtttgagaaggataggtgttagctcttctttaaatgtttgatagaattcgcctgtgaatccatctggtcctggacttttgtttgttggaagatttttaatcaaagtttcaatttcaatgcttgtgatttgtctgtttatgtattctatttcttcctggttcagtcttggaaggttatacctttctaagaatttgtccatttcttccaggttgtccattttattggcatatagttgcttgttgtaatctctcatgatcctttgtatttctggagtgtcatttgttacatctcctttttcatttctaattctattaatttgtgtcttgtccctttttccttgatgattctggctaatggtttatcaattttgtttatcttctcaaagaaccagcttttagttttattgatctttgctatcgtttccttcatttctttttcatttatttctgatctgatctttatgttttctttccttctgctaattttgggattcttttgttcttctttctctaatttctttaggtgtaaggttaggttgtttatttgagatgtttcttgtttcttgaggtaagactgtattactataaactttcctcttagaacagctattgctgcatcctataggtttggggtcgtcatgttttcattgtaatttgtatttaggtattttttgatttcctctttgatttcttcagtgatatcttggttatttagtagtgtattgtttagcctccatgtgtttctgtttttacagatttttccctgtaattgatatctagtctcatagcattgtggtcgcaaatgttacttgatatgatttcaattttcttaaatttaccaaggtttgatttatgacccaagatatcatctatcctggagaatattccatgagcacttgagaagaaagtgtattctttcgtttttggatgtaatgtcctaaaAATAGCAACCAAGTCTATCTTGcttcatgtatcatttaaagctgtgtttccttattcattttcatttttgatgatctgtccattggtgaaagtggagtgttaaaatcCCGTATTacgtttgtgttactgtcgatttccccttttatggctgttagcagttgctttatgtgttgatgtgctcctgtgttgggttcataaatatttacaattgttatatcttcttcttggattgatcccttgatcattatgtagtgtctgtctttgcctcttgtaatagtcttaattttaaagtctattttgtctgatatgagaattgctactgcagctttcttttgatttccatttgcatggaatatcttttaccatcccctcattttccatctgtatgtgtccctaggtctgaagtgagtgtcttgtaggcagcatatatatggctcttgtttttgtatccattcgaccagtctatgtcttttggttggagcgtttaatccatttacatttaaggtaattatcgatatgtatgttcctattaccattttcttaattgttttgggtttgttatagtaggtctttcccttctcttgtgtttcctgcctagagaagttcctttagcatttgttgtaaagatggtttggtggtgctgaattctcttaacttttgcttgtctgtaaaggttttaacttctctgtcatatctgaatgagatccttgctgggcagattaatcttggttgtaggtttttcccttccatcactttagaTATTTCCTGTCattcccttctgacttgcagagtttctgctgaacgatcagctgctaaccttatgggagttcccttgtatgttattttttgtttttcctttgctgcttttaatattttttctttgaatttaatttttgatagcttgattaatatgtatcttggcatgtttccccttggatttatcctgtatgggactctgtgcttcctggacttgattgactatttcctttcccatattagggaagttttcaactataatcacgtcaagtattttctcagtccctttttttttttttctctcttcttcttctgggactcctataattcaaatgttggtctgtttaatgttgtcctagaggtctctgagactgtcctcaattcttttcattcttttttctttattatgccctgtggtagttattttcactattttatctttctggtcacttatccgttcttctgcctcagttattctgctattgattcctcctagcgaatttttaatttcatttattgtgttgtcatcattgtttgtttgctgttttgttcttctgggtccttattaaacctttcttgtattttctccattctatttccaagagtttggatcatctttactaccattgctcttaattctctttcaggtagactgcctacttcctcctcatttgtttgttctggtgggtttttaccttgctccttcatctgttgtgtatttctctgtcttctcattttgcttatcttactgtgtttggagtctccttttagcagcctgcaggttcgtagttcccgttgtttttgatgtctgcccccagtgggtaaggtggtccagtgggttgtgtaggcttcctggtggaggggactggtgcctgtgttctggtggatgaggctggatcttgcttttctggtgggcaggacttcatccggtggtgtgttttgaagCGTCTGTGACCTCATTATTAatttaggcagcgtctctgctaatgggtggggttgtgttcctgtcttgctagttgtttggcgtagggtgtccagcactgtagcttgctggtcgttgagtagagctggatcttagcattgagatggagatctctgggagagctttcgcgtTTTGGTATTTCGTGGGgcagggaggtctctggtggaccaatatcctgaactcgggtctcccacctcagaggctcaggcctgacacccagctggagcaccaagaccccatcagccacatggctcagaagaaaagtgagacaaaataaacaaacaaaataaaataaagttattaaaataaaaattataaattaaaaaaattaaaatgtaataaaatattttaaaatagaaaggagagaacaaccaaaccaaaaaacaaatccaccaatgataacaagtgctaaaaactatacaaaaataaataaataaataaggacagaaagaaccctaggacaaatggtaaaagctatacagacagaatcacacaaagaaggatacacgtacacactcacaaaaagagaaaaaggataaaaatatatatatatagaaaaaaagaaaaaaaaggaagagagcaaccaaatcaataaacaaatctatcaatgataataaactctaaatactaaactaaggtaaacgtaaaaccagaaacagattagatgcagaaagcaaaccccaagtctatagctgctcccaatgtccaccgcCTCaacttgggatgattcgttgtctgttcagccattccacagatgcaggtacatcaagttgactgtggagagttgatccactgctcctgaggccgctgggagaaatttccctttctcttctttgttcgcacagctcctggggttcagctttgtatttggacccgactctgtgtgtaggtcacctgaggacaTCTGTTCTTGCTCAGAcaagatggggttaaaggagcagctgattcgggggctctggctcactcaggccggggggagggaggggcacggatgcgggcaaagcctgcggcggcagaggccagcaggacgttgcaccagcctgaggcgcgccgtgcgttctcccggggaagttgtccctggatcccgggaccctggcagtggcgggctgcacaggctccgggagaggaggtgtggatagtgacctgtgctcacacacaggcttcttggtggcggcagcagcagccttagcgtcccatacccgtctctggggtccacgctgatagctgtggctcgcgcccatctctggagttcgtttaaacggtgctctgaatcccctctcctcatgcacccggAAGCAATGGTCTCCTGTctctccggactccctcccagctagctgtggtgcactaaccccctgcaggctgtgttcacggcgccaaccccagtcctttccctgggatcctactgaagcctgagcctcagctcccagccctgcctgccccggcgggtgagcagacaagcctctcggcctggtgagtgccggtcggcaccaatcctctatgcgggaatctctccgctttgccctccgcgcccctgttgctgcgctctcctctgtggctccgaagcttcccccctgccactcctcatctctgccagtgaaggggcttctagtgtgtggaaacctttcctccttcacagctccctccctcccagaggtgcaggtgccacccctattcttctgtctgttttttcttttgccctacccaggtacatggggaatttcttgccttctgggaagtctgaggtcttctgccagcattcagtaggtgttctgtaggagttgttccacatgtggatgtatttttgatgtatttgtggagaggaaggtgatctccacatcttactcctctgccatcttgaaggtcccccgcTCAGTAGGAAAATTTGAGCTGGAGAGGTGGATTTCATTGTGCGTTGGTGGTTGAGTGAGACCATGAGGTGAGACAGGTATCTTAGACATCATGGATGACGCTGAGAGCCTGGAGCCAAACTTAGCCAAAATCCAACATGTAAGGGAATTCGAGGACCACAAGAAGCCCTCTGAAGAGACAGCAAAGCAGTAGGAAGAGGAAAGGTGTGGTCTTTTGACGGCCAAAGGAAGATGTGGTCACAGCACGGGACAAGGCTAAGCAGGCAAGGAGGAGAAGGATGAATCACGTCCCTTGGGGATGATCCACCAGTGATCCATTGGTGTCCTTGGCAAGAACAATCACAGTGGATGGTGAAAGCAGGAACTGGTGGTAGGGGTGGGCAGATGAAGGGTCAGTTAGGGGAGTCCACCATGTCAACCTTGCTCCATAGCAATTTGACATCAGAGGCAGGAAATTGGAGAAAGGAGACCTTGAGAATCAATTAGGACAAAGTGAGGATTttcattccagtttttaaaaaatgagagactTGAGCATGTTCAAATAAtaaaagtcacaaagaaaaagaagttgaagATAACAGATAGAAGAAATTAATCAGAGATGGTGAGATGGGGATGGAAGGGATGCTGAGCACAAGAGGGGGCGCCCTTTGACCAGAAGCGTGGCACATATCCCACCCTAGAGAGAGGACAAGAGGATGAGAGTATGGCTCTAAGCATGTGGTCAGAAGGTGAGGGAGCTTGTCTCAGATGACTCCTATTTTCCCTGTGCTGCAGAGAGATGTTATCTACTGGATCCATCTTGGGGAAGCAAAAGGATCAGAAGTCTAGGACAGGGGAGACAAGAAGACATTGGGAAACCTCAAAGTTCTAGCAGGCATGAGTGGGGTCCCTAGGGGACTGGAGGACAGGTCACTGACCTGTGTAGGGGTGTGGTTTCCAAGTATCTCCACAGTCCAGACATAGACAAAAAGAGGGCAGactgctggatgatatggtagtcaAAGATCCCCCCTAGGTACAGGGATGGAGGAAACATGAGTGGCcagcacaaaggaaaaatgactctATTGAAAATAATGACCAGGGAGTTGTTCAAATTATGGGATTTTTATGTTTCAGGCTGAGGAAATCAGGAGTGATGACAGGAGAGGCTGATGGGGAAAGATAGAGGTATCTGGAAACAAGATGGTACCTCGAGTTTGAATAGGCTAGCATACCTTGAGTTTGAACACACAGGGTGATTTGTATATTGCTGTATTCCTTCCTGCCATGCAGTTATCTCTGGTGACTTTGGAGTCAGCAGGCTTCAGCAGGCTTGGCTTGACACTTAATGGTAACACAGCCTTGGCCAAATTACCTGacattggggtttccctggtggcgcagtggttgagagtccgcctgccgatgcaggggacacgggttcgtgccccggtccgggaagatctcatatgccacgcagcggctgggcccatgagccacggccattGAGCCTgcccatctggagcctgtgctccgcagcgggagaggccacaacagtgaggaggggcccgtgtaccgcaaaaaaaaaaaaaaaaaaaagttacctgaCATTGTTAACTACCTTGGCACTTAAACGACCAGAGAGCATCTTCTCTAAATGACCATTAGTTACAACTACTATAATACTACTGTTACCATATGTCCAAGGCTGGGTTCCACAGCCCCACTGCACTGCCCACCCTCCAGGCCACACCAGACACCTGCTCTGATATCTAAGTGTGTGAACTTCTACTGGCCCCATGGTGCTGCATGAGGGCTGGGGTTGAGATGGCTGAGGAAGCACACTGAAGCAGTTGCCACCATGGGTATCAAGATTCACTCCTCTGCAAGGAGGACATAATCGACCACTGTGCATTTCAAGAGCCCCATCCATTGCCCAGACGTCCAGAGCATCCTCTTTCTGGGCAGAGTTGTCAATCCTAATAAGCAATGAAAGTGAAATCACAATTTGCAAAGAAAACTGTACCAGGACTCGCAAAACAGATATGCCATACCCAACAGGTACTCTCTAAGTCCAGAATTCATTAACAGCAGCTTGTTCAGACCCATGTGTCCCAAGATAAGCCCACAGCAAGCTGTTTTAAGAGTGACGCCGCAGACTCACGGGCTATAAAGATAAGAGCCTTGACTTCTCATCTAGTTTATAAAATCTGACCACACTTTCTAACTATCACGCTAAAGCCACTGTGAACTGAGTCCAGCCAATgaaatcttttatttctcctaACTTCCCTGTTTGAAACATTACTGAGATGTTGTCAAAGTGATCGTCCCTACCACTCAGCAAGTTTAACTAAGCCCAGATCTGTGTGATCCATGGGGTGCCTTGGTGGTCTATGTGAGGTACTGCAACATTAAGAAAGTCTAGAATTCCCTGCAGAGGAGGGAGTTGCCCAGCTAAGGTGCAGAGAACAGGAGAGTCAGGACATCAGGGCTCCAAGCCCAGCTGAGTTCTGGAATGCTAAGTGATCCTGGGAGCTGCTTTGTGCTCCCTGAACCTCCGTCATCTGTGTGTGAAGCTCTATAAAAACATGGCAGCTAGTAAAATGGTTAACGTTGAGTCCTCTTGGCTGCAATCCACCCACTTCCTTGGACCCAGTGCTTTCTTTGCACGATTCAACACGACTCTGCCTAAATGGAACAGAACATAGTCAGGAGACAATCGTAGGAATTAAGGAGAAGAGGGTAGTAGACCGACAGGGGATATAGATGTGAAGGTAGAGAAAAAGGGACATTTTGAGACACAGTTAGGAGGTTCCATGGATTGGACTGAGTAATCAAGTATTCATGAAGAAATAAGGACAGTCTGTAGTAAAGGTGACATTCAGGTTGCCAGCTTAGGAGCTAAAGAAACTGGAGGGAGCCATTTGGAGAGATGGGTAACGTAGGGAGAGGACGGTGATTTGTGAGCAAGAGGCTGAGCTCCCATATTGACCTGAGATGCCTGGCTGGCATCCGCGACGAAAAGAGCAGTGAGCATTTGCTTCTACAGATCTGGCATTCAGCAAGGAAATCTGAGCAGGGCCTGGAAATCTGCTAATGCAGAGGAGAGACGAGACTTCCTGGTGAGAGCGTGTAGAGAGGGGAGCCTGGGACCCCGTCATCAGGAATGACCACACTTAGGggacaaggaaaaggaagagagggcacccaaagagacagagaaggactaGGAAGAGGGGACacgtggggagagaggaaaggacagTGTCCACAGGATAGGCTGGACCTACCAACTGGGGTCTTTGGCCGCTCACAGGAGCAATGGCAGTTGAGACATGCGGGGAGGAAGCAGATTGTAGAGTTTCGAAGAGAATCAGTGGTGCACAGGGGTACAGCAAGGGGAGACATTTCTTTCTAGCAATTTgtcatcaaagacaaagagaaacaagggggagctggaggggaaaagagaggaagacatatatttttgaaaactgaaagttGAGTGAAAAGTGAGCACGTTTAAATGCTGCTGATAAGAAGCCTAGAGAAAAGAAATGGTTGACAAGTCATGGAAGGAAGATATTAATCAATAGCTAGTAATCAAGTTGTATCGCACACTGATGGGGCCTTGAGCTGCAGGGGACCTGCAGGAACAACCAGTGGGAGGTTTCCTGTCTCATGGGCAGACAAGCACCTGGAGACCAGAGTCCAAGGGTCCTGGGAGATGCTGGGACGTAGAGGATCCTGGGAAGATCTTGGTCCACAGAGGCCCCTGGAGGGAGGGCTGACTTAGACTCTCTGACTAGCCAAGCTGAGTCTGCCTGTCCCTGGGGCTGAGCTAGAGCAGGAAAACCAGAGAACTAAGGTCTGTCCCAGGAACCTCCTAGAGGCTCAACACAACCAGTGTAGGGAGAGAGACCACTTGTCCTTCACAATTCTACCTAAAAAAATctagtgtggggcttccctggtggcgcagtggttgagggtccgcctgccgatgcaggggacatgggttcgtgccccggtctgggaggatcccacatgctgcggagcggctgggcccgtgagccatggccgctgagcctgcatgtccggagcctgttctccacaacgggagaggccacaatggtgagaggcccgtgtaccgcaaaaaaaacaaaacaaaacaaacaaacaaaaaagaaacattctgtAGGGCGGATTCCACTCTGTGCCTCTTACAGATACTGCTGGCTGCCAGCAGTCCTTGGCTTGTGTCAGGCGCTCGCAGCAGGTACACAAGGTATAGGCGCTTCTGTTCAGACAGGCTGTCTGCTAGATGATCTGCTCATCTGGTCATGAATCCGCCCCCCACCAGGCTCTGGGTTCAGTCCTGACTCCACCACCTACCAGCTGCTTGACCTTGGGCAGCTCCCTCACCTTCCcaagcctctgttttcttctctgtcaaatggggatgtGAAAACAGTGCCTTCCTTCCTCACTGGGCTGTGGTGaggatgaaaaaaatattctgtagatcaggagaagaatttgaaaaagaatagatacatgtatatgtataactgaatcactttattgtacacctgaaactaaaacattgttaatcaattgtactccaatataaaataaaaagtttaaataattttaaaaaagaggtcaTGACCCTGAAGcatttgcacagtgcctggcacagagcagacactCCGAGAATTAGTAATATCACTTATTACTATTacttttgtcattgttgttgtcCTTTCCTGCCCCTGTTTCCAGACCAAGGAGCCCCGAGGATGGAGATCTGTCGGTGGTGGCTGCCGATCACCGTGTtcatggctgtggctcactgtctGGCCCTGGTTAACCAAGAAGATTCTGATCTCACCAACTCCAGCCCCCAGGACAGCCTTGGACTGCCCCAAAATCTCTGAGAGCAATGTAGGCTTTGCCTTCAGCCTCTACAGACATGTGGCTTTGGGTGCCTCTGGACAGAACACTCCCTTCTCCCCAGTAACCATCTCTTTGGTCTTGGACGTGTTCTTCCTTGGGGCCCCAACACCCAGCAGAACCCACCTCTTGGAGGGCCTGGTTCAACCTCAACGTGGGGTCCGAGGCCCAGATCCAGGAGGGCTTCCAGGATCTGCTGTTCAGATACCCTGACCGTGGGCCGGTGCACATTCAACGGCCCGGGCCCCTGGAGGCCACGCAGTAACAGGTGGAGGCCCAGAAAAGCATCCACAAGCATGCAGAGACAGATCCAAGGGAAGTTCGAGGCCTGCGTGGAAGAGCTCGGGATGACACTACAGCAGTCCTGGAGAATCACGTGCTCCTCAGAGGTGAGAGAACATATATCCAATGTGGAATCTCCATCTTGGAATCAGGGCTGTAATACATCACAACCCTACTTTCCACAGCATCTGAGAAGCCTCCCTTGCTGACTTAGACATAGGGGGCAATAATTTTCTGCCCACTGAATGCTTGATGTATCTGCTTGTACACCTCCAGTGATGGGGAGCTCATCATCTGTCCCATTTTATTGCTACTTGTTGAGTTTCTTTCAAAGAAGTATTTGCACCTTCAGTGTGCAAACTGCCTGGGGAGATTGTTTAAAATCCTGCACTTACCCCAGGAGACTCTGATTTACGGCAGGGGGAAGTCAGGGACAGTGTATTTaagctctccttccttcccctctctggtgACTCTTCTGCAGGAGGGCTGTGATCGCCACTTGAAGTAACCCTGGAAGCAAGCACTAAATTAAGGGGCATGAGTCCCCTTCCTCTGGCAGGTCCCAGGAGGCACGGGTTAGAACAGGAAGAATCCCAAAGCCTCAAGGTCTTTTATTTCCTCCAAAAGAGCCAAGAGGATTGTATGCTTCCCTCCTTAATCATGCTCTTAATTCAGCATCGAATTCATTCTCCTCACATTTGTACAGTGCTCTGTGGGTCTCAAGTGGTTTTGACAGCCACagtctcccgttgcagagcacaggctccggacgcgcaggctcagtggccgtggctcatgggcccagccgctgcgtggcatatgagatcttcccggaccggggcacgaacccgtgtcccctgcatcggcaggcggactctcaaccactgcgccaccagggaagcccgacagattatttcttaaagaagaaaagttatttCCTGAGCCAGTAAGGCATTACTCACATACACATCTATGAACACTTGTCGTGTGTCATATGTgtttacacatgcacacacaatcgAAATATGAAGGCTTTATTATCATGACCAGGCATGGGACATTATTAACTTCTATTGAATTTTCTTCACATCCCAACAAGGTAGACTGTTGTGTCCATtaagagataagaaaactgaggcacaaagattAGGTAACTTGCCCCAGATCTGAAAGCCTGGCAGAGCCTCGCCTTCAGATCCACACCTACCTTCAGAGCAGCTTGTACCACAGTGAtacatattttcctctaaaattaaCCACCTTCCAGAGAGGCTGAGGAGACCACAGAGAGCAGTAGTATTTACATATCATAATACTATTACACTATTGTAAAAtattcatccccattttacaaacaaggagaCAGAAGCTCAGGGTGGTCAGGGGCTCAGCgcccccagggtcacacaggtaaTAAAGGACATCAGGAGTAGGTTATGGAGCCAGGCTTGATGTGCAGAGTGTAGACTCCACATTCCCATGGGCTGCCAAAAGGGTGGCCCCCTGCCTGCTCTCAATTCTCTCCAAAGGTGACATTGACATTTGTCTTCACCACGGGGTATGTTCAATCCCCACATATTTGCAATTTTCCAAAGCAAACCtctgaaaaaataacaaagctggaggcatcccatttcctgatttcaaactgtatgacaaagctatagtaatcaaacagtacggtactggcataaatattcacatagatgaaaggaacagaataaagagcccagaagtTGACTCTTGCACATAcagtcaattaatatttgacTAGGGATCAAAAAACcaatcaatggggaaaagatattCTCTTCAAAAAATGGATTTGAGAAACTAGATAATCACATGCAGCGTCCCTGCTGGGTGTGCAGCCTCAGGTTAGGGATGCGGTCAAGTCACCTCTATTAGCTGTCCCTTAGGACTTGGACCACGCTGCAGCTCTGGTGCCTGTCGCCCCACCTCCTGAAtctttcctaaggtcacacaaaCGGGCCCAAGGTTACAGGGTCTTAAAACACACAAGCCGACTCCAGCCCAGATCACACCACCCTGAAGACTAAACTGCAGAAAGGCCATCTGCACCCCCTctcgctctccctccctccccctgcagccCAGAGCAGGCCTCCCCTCATTCTGTTCACCCTGCCCTTGCCCCATCCCCTGTGCCTTTAGATCACTGCATCCCATGGACCATTGATCCTTCCCCTACCCCTAAGTCCCCTCCGCTGTCCCCTGGGTACCTCTTCTGTGGTCCTGGGGTGACAGCTTTCctcccatgcccctccctcctccccactctgttCCTTCTCCTCGGTGACCCCTCTATCAGGTGCCCTTCCCTTCTCACCCCATGGCATTCAGCTTAGGGGACCTCCTCCCCTCAGCGCTCACCTGCCCATCCTGGGGGACGAATCCTCATGCTTCCCTCCAGCCCTGATTCTCTGCTGACCTCCCCTGAGCAGATCCCTTGGCTGCCTCCAGGGAACCACATATCTGGGATCTGAATGTGAGGGtgtcccctgccctcctcccaacATGCTCCTCCTGCTGGGGGTCCTTCCTCAGGGGATGCTCTGCCATCTCCCAGGAGCCAAACCCAGATGCGGGTTATTTGCCCTTCTTCCCCACGTCCACTCACAGAAACATGGGTTCTCTTCACAGCCTTCCACTCATCCCTGCTCTCCTTCTCCATCCTGGGCTTTGGCCCCATTTCCTGCAGCATCCCCTTTAATGTCCAGCCTGCATCCCTATCCTGGCCCTGAATTGCTTCTCTACACAGCAGCTGGAGTCATTTTTCTACTATGCCCATCTGCTCAGAGAGACTCTatgtttaaattcctttaaagCTGCCTAGGACTCTATGGAACCTTTCCAGCATCCTTACTGAGCTGCCAGGCCCCCAGTGGTCCAGCGGTTCCATCATGGCCCCATCACCTCTGCAGGCCCTCCGCTTCCTGCTCCGGGTCTGCCCAGCTTCCTTCAGTTTCTTGAA
It encodes the following:
- the LOC116748661 gene encoding LOW QUALITY PROTEIN: putative serpin A13 (The sequence of the model RefSeq protein was modified relative to this genomic sequence to represent the inferred CDS: inserted 4 bases in 2 codons), whose protein sequence is MEICRWWLPITVFMAVAHCLALVNQEDSDLTNSSPQDXALDCPKISESNVGFAFSLYRHVALGASGQNTPFSPVTISLVLDVFFLGAPTPSRTHLLEGLXFNLNVGSEAQIQEGFQDLLFRYPDRGPVHIQRPGPLEATQ